The following nucleotide sequence is from Coffea eugenioides isolate CCC68of chromosome 3, Ceug_1.0, whole genome shotgun sequence.
NNNNNNNNNNNNNNNNNNNNNNNNNNNNNNNNNNNNNNNNNNNNNNNNNNNNNNNNNNNNNNNNNNNNNNNNNNNNNNNNNNNNNNNNNNNNNNNNNNNNNNNNNNNNNNNNNNNNNNNNNNNNNNNNNNNNNNNNNNNNNNNNNNNNNNNNNNNNNNNNNNNNNNNNNNNNNNNNNNNNNNNNNNNNNNNNNNNNNNNNNNNNNNNNNNNNNNNNNNNNNNNNNNNNNNNNNNNNNNNNNNNNNNNNNNNNNNNNNNNNNNNNNNNNNNNNNNNNNNNNNNNNNNNNNNNNNNNNNNNNNNNNNNNNNNNNNNNNNNNNNNNNNNNNNNNNNNNNNNNNNNNNNNNNNNNNNNNNNNNNNNNNNNNNNNNNNNNNNNNNNNNNNNNNNNNNNNNNNNNNNNNNNNNNNNNNNNNNNNNNNNNNNNNNNNNNNNNNNNNNNNNNNNNNNNNNNNNNNNNNNNNNNNNNNNNNNNNNNNNNNNNNNNNNNNNNNNNNNNNNNNNNNNNNNNNNNNNNNNNNNNNNNNNNNNNNNNNNNNNNNNNNNNNNNNNNNNNNNNNNNNNNNNNNNNNNNNNNNNNNNNNNNNNNNNNNNNNNNNNNNNNNNNNNNNNNNNNNNNNNNNNNNNNNNNNNNNNNNNNNNNNNNNNNNNNNNNNNNNNNNNNNNNNNNNNNNNNNNNNNNNNNNNNNNNNNNNNNNNNNNNNNNNNNNNNNNNNNNNNNNNNNNNNNNNNNNNNNNNNNNNNNNNNNNNNNNNNNNNNNNNNNNNNNNNNNNNNNNNNNNNNNNNNNNNNNNNNNNNNNNNNNNNNNNNNNNNNNNNNNNNNNNNNNNNNNNNNNNNNNNNNNNNNNNNNNNNNNNNNNNNNNNNNNNNNNNNNNNNNNNNNNNNNNNNNNNNNNNNNNNNNNNNNNNNNNNNNNNNNNNNNNNNNNNNNNNNNNNNNNNNNNNNNNNNNNNNNNNNNNNNNNNNNNNNNNNNNNNNNNNNNNNNNNNNNNNNNNNNNNNNNNNNNNNNNNNNNNNNNNNNNNNNNNNNNNNNNNNNNNNNNNNNNNNNNNNNNNNNNNNNNNNNNNNNNNNNNNNNNNNNNNNNNNNNNNNNNNNNNNNNNNNNNNNNNNNNNNNNNNNNNNNNNNNNNNNNNNNNNNNNNNNNNNNNNNNNNNNNNNNNNNNNNNNNNNNNNNNNNNNNNNNNNNNNNNNNNNNNNNNNNNNNNNNNNNNNNNNNNNNNNNNNNNNNNNNNNNNNNNNNNNNNNNNNNNNNNNNNNNNNNNNNNNNNNNNNNNNNNNNNNNNNNNNNNNNNNNNNNNNNNNNNNNNNNNNNNNNNNNNNNNNNNNNNNNNNNNNNNNNNNNNNNNNNNNNNNNNNNNNNNNNNNNNNNNNNNNNNNNNNNNNNNNNNNNNNNNNNNNNNNNNNNNNNNNNNNNNNNNNNNNNNNNNNNNNNNNNNNNNNNNNNNNNNNNNNNNNNNNNNNNNNNNNNNNNNNNNNNNNNNNNNNNNNNNNNNNNNNNNNNNNNNNNNNNNNNNNNNNNNNNNNNNNNNNNNNNNNNNNNNNNNNNNNNNNNNNNNNNNNNNNNNNNNNNNNNNNNNNNNNNNNNNNNNNNNNNNNNNNNNNNNNNNNNNNNNNNNNNNNNNNNNNNNNNNNNNNNNNNNNNNNNNNNNNNNNNNNNNNNNNNNNNNNNNNNNNNNNNNNNNNNNNNNNNNNNNNNNNNNNNNNNNNNNNNNNNNNNNNNNNNNNNNNNNNNNNNNNNNNNNNNNNNNNNNNNNNNNNNNNNNNNNNNNNNNNNNNNNNNNNNNNNNNNNNNNNNNNNNNNNNNNNNNNNNNNNNNNNNNNNNNNNNNNNNNNNNNNNNNNNNNNNNNNNNNNNNNNNNNNNNNNNNNNNNNNNNNNNNNNNNNNNNNNNNNNNNNNNNNNNNNNNNNNNNNNNNNNNNNNNNNNNNNNNNNNNNNNNNNNNNNNNNNNNNNNNNNNNNNNNNNNNNNNNNNNNNNNNNNNNNNNNNNNNNNNNNNNNNNNNNNNNNNNNNNNNNNNNNNNNNNNNNNNNNNNNNNNNNNNNNNNNNNNNNNNNNNNNNNNNNNNNNNNNNNNNNNNNNNNNNNNNNNNNNNNNNNNNNNNNNNNNNNNNNNNNNNNNNNNNNNNNNNNNNNNNNNNNNNNNNNNNNNNNNNNNNNNNNNNNNNNNNNNNNNNNNNNNNNNNNNNNNNNNNNNNNNNNNNNNNNNNNNNNNNNNNNNNNNNNNNNNNNNNNNNNNNNNNNNNNNNNNNNNNNNNNNNNNNNNNNNNNNNNNNNNNNNNNNNNNNNNNNNNNNNNNNNNNNNNNNNNNNNNNNNNNNNNNNNNNNNNNNNNNNNNNNNNNNNNNNNNNNNNNNNNNNNNNNNNNNNNNNNNNNNNNNNNNNNNNNNNNNNNNNNNNNNNNNNNNNNNNNNNNNNNNNNNNNNNNNNNNNNNNNNNNNNNNNNNNNNNNNNNNNNNNNNNNNNNNNNNNNNNNNNNNNNNNNNNNNNNNNNNNNNNNNNNNNNNNNNNNNNNNNNNNNNNNNNNNNNNNNNNNNNNNNNNNNNNNNNNNNNNNNNNNNNNNNNNNNNNNNNNNNNNNNNNNNNNNNNNNNNNNNNNNNNNNNNNNNNNNNNNNNNNNNNNNNNNNNNNNNNNNNNNNNNNNNNNNNNNNNNNNNNNNNNNNNNNNNNNNNNNNNNNNNNNNNNNNNNNNNNNNNNNNNNNNNNNNNNNNNNNNNNNNNNNNNNNNNNNNNNNNNNNNNNNNNNNNNNNNNNNNNNNNNNNNNNNNNNNNNNNNNNNNNNNNNNNNNNNNNNNNNNNNNNNNNNNNNNNNNNNNNNNNNNNNNNNNNNNNNNNNNNNNNNNNNNNNNNNNNNNNNNNNNNNNNNNNNNNNNNNNNNNNNNNNNNNNNNNNNNNNNNNNNNNNNNNNNNNNNNNNNNNNNNNNNNNNNNNNNNNNNNNNNNNNNNNNNNNNNNNNNNNNNNNNNNNNNNNNNNNNNNNNNNNNNNNNNNNNNNNNNNNNNNNNNNNNNNNNNNNNNNNNNNNNNNNNNNNNNNNNNNNNNNNNNNNNNNNNNNNNNNNNNNNNNNNNNNNNNNNNNNNNNNNNNNNNNNNNNNNNNNNNNNNNNNNNNNNNNNNNNNNNNNNNNNNNNNNNNNNNNNNNNNNNNNNNNNNNNNNNNNNNNNNNNNNNNNNNNNNNNNNNNNNNNNNNNNNNNNNNNNNNNNNNNNNNNNNNNNNNNNNNNNNNNNNNNNNNNNNNNNNNNNNNNNNNNNNNNNNNNNNNNNNNNNNNNNNNNNNNNNNNNNNNNNNNNNNNNNNNNNNNNNNNNNNNNNNNNNNNNNNNNNNNNNNNNNNNNNNNNNNNNNNNNNNNNNNNNNNNNNNNNNNNNNNNNNNNNNNNNNNNNNNNNNNNNNNNNNNNNNNNNNNNNNNNNNNNNNNNNNNNNNNNNNNNNNNNNNNNNNNNNNNNNNNNNNNNNNNNNNNNNNNNNNNNNNNNNNNNNNNNNNNNNNNNNNNNNNNNNNNNNNNNNNNNNNNNNNNNNNNNNNNNNNNNNNNNNNNNNNNNNNNNNNNNNNNNNNNNNNNNNNNNNNNNNNNNNNNNNNNNNNNNNNNNNNNNNNNNNNNNNNNNNNNNNNNNNNNNNNNNNNNNNNNNNNNNNNNNNNNNNNNNNNNNNNNNNNNNNNNNNNNNNNNNNNNNNNNNNNNNNNNNNNNNNNNNNNNNNNNNNNNNNNNNNNNNNNNNNNNNNNNNNNNNNNNNNNNNNNNNNNNNNNNNNNNNNNNNNNNNNNNNNNNNNNNNNNNNNNNNNNNNNNNNNNNNNNNNNNNNNNNNNNNNNNNNNNNNNNNNNNNNNNNNNNNNNNNNNNNNNNNNNNNNNNNNNNNNNNNNNNNNNNNNNNNNNNNNNNNNNNNNNNNNNNNNNNNNNNNNNNNNNNNNNNNNNNNNNNNNNNNNNNNNNNNNNNNNNNNNNNNNNNNNNNNNNNNNNNNNNNNNNNNNNNNNNNNNNNNNNNNNNNNNNNNNNNNNNNNNNNNNNNNNNNNNNNNNNNNNNNNNNNNNNNNNNNNNNNNNNNNNNNNNNNNNNNNNNNNNNNNNNNNNNNNNNNNNNNNNNNNNNNNNNNNNNNNNNNNNNNNNNNNNNNNNNNNNNNNNNNNNNNNNNNNNNNNNNNNNNNNNNNNNNNNNNNNNNNNNNNNNNNNNNNNNNNNNNNNNNNNNNNNNNNNNNNNNNNNNNNNNNNNNNNNNNNNNNNNNNNNNNNNNNNNNNNNNNNNNNNNNNNNNNNNNNNNNNNNNNNNNNNNNNNNNNNNNNNNNNNNNNNNNNNNNNNNNNNNNNNNNNNNNNNNNNNNNNNNNNNNNNNNNNNNNNNNNNNNNNNNNNNNNNNNNNNNNNNNNNNNNNNNNNNNNNNNNNNNNNNNNNNNNNNNNNNNNNNNNNNNNNNNNNNNNNNNNNNNNNNNNNNNNNNNNNNNNNNNNNNNNNNNNNNNNNNNNNNNNNNNNNNNNNNNNNNNNNNNNNNNNNNNNNNNNNNNNNNNNNNNNNNNNNNNNNNNNNNNNNNNNNNNNNNNNNNNNNNNNNNNNNNNNNNNNNNNNNNNNNNNNNNNNNNNNNNNNNNNNNNNNNNNNNNNNNNNNNNNNNNNNNNNNNNNNNNNNNNNNNNNNNNNNNNNNNNNNNNNNNNNNNNNNNNNNNNNNNNNNNNNNNNNNNNNNNNNNNNNNNNNNNNNNNNNNNNNNNNNNNNNNNNNNNNNNNNNNNNNNNNNNNNNNNNNNNNNNNNNNNNNNNNNNNNNNNNNNNNNNNNNNNNNNNNNNNNNNNNNNNNNNNNNNNNNNNNNNNNNNNNNNNNNNNNNNNNNNNNNNNNNNNNNNNNNNNNNNNNNNNNNNNNNNNNNNNNNNNNNNNNNNNNNNNNNNNNNNNNNNNNNNNNNNNNNNNNNNNNNNNNNNNNNNNNNNNNNNNNNNNNNNNNNNNNNNNNNNNNNNNNNNNNNNNNNNNNNNNNNNNNNNNNNNNNNNNNNNNNNNNNNNNNNNNNNNNNNNNNNNNNNNNNNNNNNNNNNNNNNNNNNNNNNNNNNNNNNNNNNNNNNNNNNNNNNNNNNNNNNNNNNNNNNNNNNNNNNNNNNNNNNNNNNNNNNNNNNNNNNNNNNNNNNNNNNNNNNNNNNNNNNNNNNNNNNNNNNNNNNNNNNNNNNNNNNNNNNNNNNNNNNNNNNNNNNNNNNNNNNNNNNNNNNNNNNNNNNNNNNNNNNNNNNNNNNNNNNNNNNNNNNNNNNNNNNNNNNNNNNNNNNNNNNNNNNNNNNNNNNNNNNNNNNNNNNNNNNNNNNNNNNNNNNNNNNNNNNNNNNNNNNNNNNNNNNNNNNNNNNNNNNNNNNNNNNNNNNNNNNNNNNNNNNNNNNNNNNNNNNNNNNNNNNNNNNNNNNNNNNNNNNNNNNNNNNNNNNNNNNNNNNNNNNNNNNNNNNNNNNNNNNNNNNNNNNNNNNNNNNNNNNNNNNNNNNNNNNNNNNNNNNNNNNNNNNNNNNNNNNNNNNNNNNNNNNNNNNNNNNNNNNNNNNNNNNNNNNNNNNNNNNNNNNNNNNNNNNNNNNNNNNNNNNNNNNNNNNNNNNNNNNNNNNNNNNNNNNNNNNNNNNNNNNNNNNNNNNNNNNNNNNNNNNNNNNNNNNNNNNNNNNNNNNNNNNNNNNNNNNNNNNNNNNNNNNNNNNNNNNNNNNNNNNNNNNNNNNNNNNNNNNNNNNNNNNNNNNNNNNNNNNNNNNNNNNNNNNNNNNNNNNNNNNNNNNNNNNNNNNNNNNNNNNNNNNNNNNNNNNNNNNNNNNNNNNNNNNNNNNNNNNNNNNNNNNNNNNNNNNNNNNNNNNNNNNNNNNNNNNNNNNNNNNNNNNNNNNNNNNNNNNNNNNNNNNNNNNNNNNNNNNNNNNNNNNNNNNNNNNNNNNNNNNNNNNNNNNNNNNNNNNNNNNNNNNNNNNNNNNNNNNNNNNNNNNNNNNNNNNNNNNNNNNNNNNNNNNNNNNNNNNNNNNNNNNNNNNNNNNNNNNNNNNNNNNNNNNNNNNNNNNNNNNNNNNNNNNNNNNNNNNNNNNNNNNNNNNNNNNNNNNNNNNNNNNNNNNNNNNNNNNNNNNNNNNNNNNNNNNNNNNNNNNNNNNNNNNNNNNNNNNNNNNNNNNNNNNNNNNNNNNNNNNNNNNNNNNNNNNNNNNNNNNNNNNNNNNNNNNNNNNNNNNNNNNNNNNNNNNNNNNNNNNNNNNNNNNNNNNNNNNNNNNNNNNNNNNNNNNNNNNNNNNNNNNNNNNNNNNNNNNNNNNNNNNNNNNNNNNNNNNNNNNNNNNNNNNNNNNNNNNNNNNNNNNNNNNNNNNNNNNNNNNNNNNNNNNNNNNNNNNNNNNNNNNNNNNNNNNNNNNNNNNNNNNNNNNNNNNNNNNNNNNNNNNNNNNNNNNNNNNNNNNNNNNNNNNNNNNNNNNNNNNNNNNNNNNNNNNNNNNNNNNNNNNNNNNNNNNNNNNNNNNNNNNNNNNNNNNNNNNNNNNNNNNNNNNNNNNNNNNNNNNNNNNNNNNNNNNNNNNNNNNNNNNNNNNNNNNNNNNNNNNNNNNNNNNNNNNNNNNNNNNNNNNNNNNNNNNNNNNNNNNNNNNNNNNNNNNNNNNNNNNNNNNNNNNNNNNNNNNNNNNNNNNNNNNNNNNNGGTACAAGGAGTCCTAGGAACATTAGGAAACAAGGAGTAATTCGGCAGGCTTTTCTTTTGAGTTTGTTTGACTCTCAATCTCGGCGGGGACCACGGGATAAGAGCATTTGGAGTCATCATTCCTTTTGGACTTTAAAATGAGAAAGAAACGTACAAGGCTTGTAAATTGGAATTGGACTCTCAATTCGTGCGGGGACCACGGGATAAAGGAAAGCCTTGTGTCATGTATCCTTTTGGCTATATAAGAAAGGCTGAAGGGAGAGTTTTAGTAGAGctttttagcatagtttagttttgtttctttcttggctcttttgatggcctggacctcaatgaaattacttgaagattttctcatgagacgtggctaagtttgtctaatcaagaacaacggaggacttggttcaactaaatttgtgagatcgaattagtttttatttatttccattattcactggtatttgtctatcttctgctttatgttcatatggttgttttattattcgattatccagggcccggattctagattaattcaataacctgaagccaattaggatagttaaatccgtaattgtttaattattctaaactggtggcaactggcatgattgggtttgtgtcagggagatagacaggctaacttaaagagaccctcgtagcgtgttgattggttagaattaggctcttctaattattcatgcaattagggaattgaacttctacggtcgtacctagggttatttcctgattagagaaatagtcaacggtcgtaccttggctatcgacaaattgaggaagagttggttgtttatcgcgtgtatgacaactataactaatttatcagatagtaactggaataatccttgcatctgtgatcgaattgagtgaaccatctccgaagttgtctcttggctagagttcatccatttttattgttattgtgataattagttatttgagttgtagttactttatttttattttaatttattccaagtaatttagttactctcattttcaaaaaccccccatatctggaacttgagaagaaattaaattatccccagtccctgtggattcgaccctgcttatctctatatacagaatttgtattttatttgagcaggtatttattattgcacaggttcggctcCTGTCAGAACTCCATTCCTAACTCAGGGATCTTATTTTCTGTCAATTTGTTGCAATCCATTACTTTTGCTCCTACCAATTATGCATCAAACACCATAATTTGTAACATTTTATGAATTGTATGTACATAAATGAcaagataaatatatattaccATTCAGAGTGTGTTATGAATCACATATTACTAGTATACCAAATCCTATTATTATACTTATCAATATGATTAATGAATCACATCACCTTACTTTTACTCTAAGACAACGACATTATCTATGTACTAATAGAACTCCATGTATACTAAGTTATACGGATTGTAATGTATTGGTCACACGATGTAAGTCTATTTTAACTGTATGTACATCCACTCTACTGATTATATTTAGATTCTAAGTTCTTTAGTTTGCTGGACCTTATGTCATTCGTTAATGATAACCGCTTAAGCCAACTGCGCATTTTCTACTATTTCTATATTTTGAGGACCAAACAAACATTTTCTactcattgtaatatatttcttaCATCATGTAATTAACTTACAACACCAGGTATATTCTTTTATTATTTACATATATGTCTTTTCCTCTGCTTCACCTCAATCAACTCTACGCCTCCATTTTATACACACTGCATGGTCAGGAGAGAGACAAACTAAGATTGCATGATGAGCATGGACCAACTACATATTACTCATTTAACACACTATATTCAGTCACGTTACCTTGGTCTTAACCATATGCTTTATGTTTCACCAAATTCGGAGAGCGCAGTTGCTTCTGCTATTAAATTGCACGACAAAATCTGGATTCGTGAGATGATGAATTTCCTCTGTTTGCTTCTACCTTGCCGCCTTCCTTACACACATTCAAAATGGATACAATACTCTCATACCCAGCTTCAAAATGCATACAACACTCTCACTGCACTGTTTGCTTTCTTCCTTATTCACTCAACATCATACCCCAGCTCTCTCCACCCACTTTTCTGTCAATTGCTACCTTCAGCAAGACGCCTCTTCTCTTCCCTCAGTTTTGTTTTGTGCGGCTCTCTACTTTTCTGTTTGCTTTCTTCCTTATTCACTCAACACCATACCTCGGCTCGCTCCACCCATTTTTCTGTCAATTTGATACCTTCAGCAGGACGCTTCGTCTCTTCCCTTAGTTTTGTTTTGTGCGGCTCTCCACTTTTCTGTTTGCTTTCTTCCTTATTCACTCAACACCATACCTCAGCTCTCTCCACACACTTTTCTGTCAATTGCTACTTTCAGTAGGACGCCTCCTCTCTTCCCTCGATTTTGTTTTGTGCGGCTGATTCAAATTTTCAACttgattttcaaaattgaaactctTCCGTTTGGTCCGTCATGTTCCCGTTTTGgctaaacatttttttttgaaacgaCATCGTTTTTGGGACCTGTTGAAGGCTTCCTGACGTGGAATATTTCTCGCCTCACATTTGGGTCTTGTGAGGAgaccgttcaggagcggtcGGCCTGACGACCGCTCCTGCCCCGTATCCACGCCGTGGAccccaaataataataattcataGGAGTATTTAACTACAACGACGTGTACAATCCAGGACCACTTTGTCTTAAAACATGGGACCAGGAATCTAGGACAATGAAAGCAACAAGGCTAAACAACAAATAGTCACGTGCCACGGGCCACAAACAATAATTCATATTTAACTCGACTTTGAACCGCATCATACCCAGatctaggggtggcaattttcgacatGATCCGAAAACACGatacgaacctaacacgaaattaataggtttgggttgaggttttggaaattcgggtcagaatcgggttggacccgatgaacccgaaaagaaaacaggtcgatttcgggtcaacccgtggtgacctgatatgacccgatatgacccgtttacgaattaaaaataatttaataaatataaaaatatttttatctaactaacctaagttattctttttttcaaaggcattaattacttaatcataaatgaatttatttaatttgtgtgaagttgaaattattatatttggacaaataatatattatattattttttacttttatactgttttaatttattttatattttgtttgagataaaacacttttacggtgttttatttattttagatttggtttggaattacttatttaaatttttattacttgattatgtaattagttttgtgagaaattgattttattagaaattacagtgataaattaataaattaaaattaagtttcgggtcatttcgggtcgacccgccaacccgtcaacctgaaattttcgggttcgggtcagcatacctgacccgtcacgggttggcgggtcgggttcgggtcaacagattttctggcgggttgacccgaacccgacccgccaacctgatttggacccgaattgccacccctacccAGACCAGTAAAGATAAACGTTGCACCAACCGAACACAACCTTGTCAtactatataaatatatatatatatatatcaatatTTCTAgttacttcttttgtttttttcattttttatgacaAATAAATTAGGATAATGCCACTGAAAATGTTTGATTTTTAATTAGATATGTgaacaattttttatttttcttctcgAGTTGGATGACCTAAATTCGCAGGGTTAgcaaaaattaattatttgctAACCATTGGGTTGGACCAATGGTTCGGAGAAGCCTATTCATGGTACTTGTTATGTAGTAATAATAATGCTGAACCATTATTTTCTTCGAAATTAATAGATGTGATATAATGAATTTTAATCATCATAATAAATTTAAAAGAGCATAATATGAAACTTCAGTCATTAATTAATAAGGGCATAATTGgaataacaaaaattaagatCACAATGATACTTATACTTACACTCCAAAGTAGCAAAACTCATGATACTTTTTATATAGCAATGATTTATATATGATTCTGATTTTGATTTCGGAATATAAACCAAACACTTCCTGCATTATTTGACTTACAGGACAGGAAGATTGCAGTGTAGCTCCATTAAGTATTAACAAAGAACCAAAAATGAATAGGAGAATTCAAGGCTTGTTAGGATGTAGAATGACTGGAAGCCCTCGAGCTGGCCTGGGAGCAGGATAATATATCATATTCTCGCCCGGAATCAATTTCTCCCATCTAAACTTTGTCACCACATTGTGCATGAAAACAAGTATCACCACCCGAGCATACTCATTTCCAGGACACATGCGTGGTCCTCCCCCGAATGGCACAAATGCATAAGGTGCTGGACCGTTTCCTTGAAACCTTGATGGCTCAAACTTCTCAGGATCAGGAAagtattttggattcttgtgtGTGGCGTCAAAAGTCCAGAAAATCTGTTGAAGTAAAgtgtaatcatcaaaatttgTGCTACATAGATCCGAATGTGGAACAAACTCCAAGAGGTATAATTAATCGAGTTTACCTTGGAGCCTTTTGGTACTGTGAACCCTTCATAGGTGAAATCAGTGATAGCCTCTCTAAACCCGCCAAACCCTGGCGTCGATATCCTCAAGACTTCACTAGCAACACTCCAAGAGTACTTCATCTTCTGTATATCCTCCCAAGTAAGGTGGTCTCCTTTTGGTTTTACatctaaaatttcattttgttctGTAGGCACAAAACGTAAGGGAAGAGTATGTGACACATAAATATATGTGAACGTACGAAGATATTATTACTATAGGTGGCAAACCAacccacttaactaaatttatccatactcgtccatgaatagatgggtatgggtatgggtatcttaaatttttgtatatgggtataaatgggttacccaataatacccatttattaaatgggtattattggataacccatcaaacccaataacctatttagaattctcttcccccatccattttttttttcagatttttcattttgtcatgatgttaactacttttgtttcattattattattatttgttggtttatcttattattttattttctcatagtttgttaacttgctcattttttagcattaccaatttatgataagttttaacctcttttcttatctttctaaaataaaattttaaatttatctatgaaaaaaatgttaggggttcaaaatttttggattaagttttaatattaacttttatagtacttagttcaaatttttatattcttattattcaattattaaataatatgtaattttacgaCATAGAGTAtcaatggaaaaaaattggtaattaggcttattgagcattataagtaaatatttaaaactaataatgggTACAAATAGCGGTATAAATtaataacttagtttgcaaaaatgaatttaaatgagtttacaaaaagttaaaataaatgggttataaatgggtaattgggttattcaattcattttttgacttacccatttatacccatctaattaaatgggtataaatgagttgatTCACTTATATCCATTACCCATTTTAAgcaacccaaacccgcccaagtcacccattttgacacctctaattGTTACCtatcaaacaaagaaaaaacacATCTGGCTCAAATATTGAATTGCCTTTACACAATCAAGAGTCTCTCTAGTCTTTACCGAGTATATGAAATTGTCAAACATGTTTGTTTGACATGAAACATGAAATTATCAAGCATGAAACTATCAAACATGTTTgtttgtcttttttcttttttcaattagTTTCAACTGGAAAGCCAAATGTCTTGTCGTGTATATTCCTCCTGCTCATCTACTTTATTTATTGCTATAATGTTTGATACGTCAATGCTTAGCAAAACAAAATACGATTTTACAATGCTTATGCTGAATAAGAAGACGTCACGAATAACCAAAAGTTACATAGACGTATCAATAAAGAGCATCAGTTGCGGGTTCAATAACTTTACTACATATTCATGTTGGCATATCCTTTCCTTCTGCAGCTTAAAACTATTTTGCAGGATGACCAGAATTTTATGAATTTCCCAGCATAAAATGGGGTGGTCTTGGCTGGTCAGGTCTAGTTTGATGGCCATCATTCGACTTCTATAATTTTGTATTTCATCATCTTATTAGTATATGCAGCCATCCTGCTATGCAAAGAGTGCCAAATTgagattaaaataaaataaagggtAAATTACTAATAACCCCTCTATGGTTTCATTTATTGCCACATAATCCCCCTAATGTTTTCCCCTCCTATGATTTCATGTAAACTAGAAATTGCCCTTACTTAAATTCTAAATCAAATGACAACTCAACCATCTTGTACAAAATCGTAGTGAGATTATgtggataaatgcaaaaattacAGGGGGTAAATTggatatttatacaaattaTAGGGGTTAAGTGAATATTATAATCTTATCACAAGCATTTTTAGAGCGTGTGTGGTCTAATCACTATAACTAATTATGCATTCCGTCcatttttttcactttacataGAATCATAGGGGGACTGTGTGGCTGTTTTTAAACTTTAGGTGGTTCATCTAACATTATGCAAAACTTCAGTAGAATCATACGTAATTTACCCTATACTAAACATGGTTTCTGGTAGCATGTGCCGATGAGCACTGGCCGATAGGTCTTAGGTGTTGATTCATTATGAAAGTCTGGCATTCTAATGAAGACGGGTTTCAGATTTTAATTTAGTATGAAAGTGaattcaaatcaagaaaatgtcTAAATA
It contains:
- the LOC113764535 gene encoding dammarenediol 12-hydroxylase-like; the encoded protein is MKYSWSVASEVLRISTPGFGGFREAITDFTYEGFTVPKGSKIFWTFDATHKNPKYFPDPEKFEPSRFQGNGPAPYAFVPFGGGPRMCPGNEYARVVILVFMHNVVTKFRWEKLIPGENMIYYPAPRPARGLPVILHPNKP